From the Halorhabdus utahensis DSM 12940 genome, one window contains:
- the sugE gene encoding quaternary ammonium compound efflux SMR transporter SugE — protein MSWWILFVAGLFEIAWAIGLEYSDGLSKPLPTLGTAVALVISMVLLAQAVKELPVGTAYAVWTGIGAVGTASLGIVLFDEPATLARIFFIGTIVVGIVGLHLVSGSA, from the coding sequence ATGTCCTGGTGGATCCTGTTCGTGGCCGGGCTGTTCGAGATCGCGTGGGCGATCGGCCTCGAGTACTCCGACGGCCTCTCGAAACCGTTGCCGACCCTTGGGACAGCCGTCGCGCTCGTGATCAGTATGGTCCTGCTGGCCCAGGCGGTCAAAGAACTCCCGGTCGGGACGGCTTACGCAGTCTGGACCGGGATCGGGGCCGTCGGGACGGCGTCGCTGGGGATCGTCCTCTTCGACGAACCGGCGACGCTCGCGCGGATCTTCTTCATCGGGACGATCGTCGTCGGCATCGTCGGCCTGCATCTGGTCTCCGGCAGTGCCTGA
- a CDS encoding HAD family hydrolase, with amino-acid sequence MYEAVVFDNDGVLMELTEMALHRRAARDAFEAVGVADPAEEHVEAMSIGVTVPKLDAVCEYYGLDPPEFWRTRDNLMARRQKEAIRRGEKGVYDDVTALAALDRPAGIVSSNQQATVEFGLDAFDLAQHFEIVYGREPTVESLRRKKPAPYYLEAALADLGTTDALYVGDSETDVEAAHAAGIDAAFVRRPHRAGENLSVTPAYEIDGLAAVPRILEGELPASD; translated from the coding sequence ATGTACGAGGCCGTCGTCTTCGACAACGACGGCGTGCTGATGGAGTTGACGGAGATGGCCCTCCACCGGCGCGCTGCCCGCGACGCCTTCGAAGCCGTCGGCGTCGCCGACCCTGCCGAAGAGCACGTCGAGGCGATGAGCATCGGCGTCACCGTCCCGAAACTGGACGCCGTCTGTGAGTACTACGGCCTCGATCCCCCGGAGTTCTGGCGGACGCGAGATAACTTGATGGCTCGCCGCCAGAAAGAGGCCATCCGCCGCGGAGAGAAAGGCGTCTACGACGACGTCACGGCCCTGGCTGCGCTGGATCGACCCGCCGGAATCGTGAGTTCCAACCAGCAGGCGACCGTCGAGTTCGGGCTGGACGCGTTTGACCTTGCTCAGCACTTCGAGATAGTCTACGGTCGGGAACCCACCGTCGAGAGCCTCCGGCGCAAGAAACCCGCGCCCTACTATCTCGAAGCGGCACTCGCAGACCTCGGGACGACGGACGCGCTGTACGTCGGCGACAGCGAGACCGACGTCGAAGCGGCCCACGCAGCCGGGATCGACGCGGCGTTCGTCCGCCGGCCCCACCGCGCTGGCGAGAACCTGTCGGTCACACCCGCGTACGAGATCGACGGGCTCGCGGCCGTGCCACGGATTCTCGAGGGCGAACTGCCCGCGAGTGATTGA
- a CDS encoding redoxin domain-containing protein, with the protein MIEDGSTAPDFSLPGIVNGQPEYYNLMDPLRDGRAALLLWYPVDFVLTITPDLVAAGEWLDRDDLVVWAISSDSLFAHEEYAETRDIEIPLLSDLHATIADAYDIVHEDFRGHAGVPKRAAFVVDPDWTIQYAWNSDDPLTEPTESPLVGAADSLSAVLEAPIELPAVPE; encoded by the coding sequence ATGATCGAAGACGGATCCACGGCCCCGGACTTCTCCTTGCCAGGAATCGTCAACGGCCAGCCGGAATATTACAACCTGATGGATCCTCTCCGGGATGGGCGTGCGGCGCTTTTGCTGTGGTATCCGGTCGATTTCGTGCTGACGATCACGCCCGATCTCGTCGCCGCCGGCGAGTGGCTCGACCGGGATGATCTCGTGGTGTGGGCCATTTCTTCGGATAGCCTCTTCGCTCACGAGGAATACGCCGAGACGCGAGATATCGAGATCCCGCTACTGTCGGACCTGCACGCCACGATCGCCGATGCCTACGACATCGTCCACGAGGACTTTCGCGGTCACGCTGGCGTTCCGAAACGGGCGGCCTTCGTCGTCGATCCTGACTGGACGATCCAGTATGCCTGGAACAGTGACGATCCTCTCACGGAACCTACGGAGTCACCGCTCGTCGGTGCGGCCGACTCCCTCTCGGCAGTGCTCGAAGCGCCGATCGAACTGCCGGCGGTCCCCGAGTGA
- a CDS encoding arsenate-mycothiol transferase ArsC yields the protein MTGETTTLGFVCVQNAGRSQMSTAFAERERDRRGLEDAVEIVTGGTDPADSVHDGVVETMAEVDIDLSDREPRELSTAALNDCDLVATMGCSTLELDADVEVRDWALADPDGQDPARVREIRDEVEGRVTALFEELFGADE from the coding sequence ATGACGGGAGAGACAACGACGCTGGGGTTCGTTTGCGTCCAGAACGCGGGCCGCAGCCAGATGTCGACGGCCTTCGCCGAGCGCGAGCGCGACCGTCGGGGACTCGAAGATGCGGTCGAAATCGTCACCGGCGGGACCGATCCGGCCGATTCAGTCCACGACGGAGTCGTCGAGACGATGGCCGAGGTCGATATCGATCTCTCTGACCGGGAGCCACGGGAGCTCTCGACCGCGGCGTTGAACGACTGTGACCTCGTGGCGACGATGGGTTGTTCGACGCTGGAACTCGATGCCGATGTCGAGGTTCGCGACTGGGCGCTGGCTGATCCTGACGGCCAAGACCCGGCGCGCGTTCGGGAGATCCGCGACGAGGTCGAGGGACGCGTTACCGCGCTTTTCGAGGAACTGTTCGGGGCTGACGAGTGA
- a CDS encoding ArsR/SmtB family transcription factor, producing the protein MASQSNDYRVAPETMADLESVLERGDLEAALEIFEALSDERRLKVMRLLAESELCVCDLVALFDIEYSKLSYHLKVLKESGLVTADRDGNYVTYRPTECGNEVIGVIEQFE; encoded by the coding sequence ATGGCATCCCAATCGAATGACTACCGGGTCGCGCCGGAGACGATGGCCGATCTGGAATCGGTTCTCGAACGGGGCGACCTTGAAGCCGCGCTGGAGATCTTCGAAGCCCTGTCGGACGAGCGCCGTCTGAAGGTCATGCGACTGCTTGCTGAGTCTGAGCTCTGTGTCTGTGATCTGGTCGCCCTCTTCGATATCGAATACTCCAAACTCTCCTATCACCTCAAGGTACTGAAAGAATCGGGACTGGTGACGGCCGATCGCGACGGCAATTACGTGACCTATCGGCCGACCGAGTGTGGGAACGAGGTCATCGGCGTAATCGAACAGTTCGAATGA
- a CDS encoding bifunctional nuclease family protein, giving the protein MEHEATIEGVGVGVGEEGAGAPVVLLRAREQLIPIFVSGDQAQSMQLAIENEPFERPLTHDLLIEMVSEFGAAIDRVRIDDLSDGTFYAKVDAEQYVEGNRKNAVFDARPSDGIAIALREDCPIVVNDAVIDEAGRPPEAFEPDDDEQIGADSDPNPFEDPSFDAGDDFDDPEDMDF; this is encoded by the coding sequence ATGGAACACGAAGCGACCATCGAGGGCGTGGGTGTCGGCGTGGGGGAGGAAGGTGCGGGGGCACCTGTGGTCTTGCTGCGTGCTCGCGAGCAACTCATTCCCATCTTCGTCAGTGGCGATCAGGCCCAGTCGATGCAACTCGCCATCGAGAACGAGCCGTTCGAACGGCCGTTGACGCACGATCTGTTGATCGAGATGGTGTCGGAGTTCGGCGCGGCCATCGACCGCGTCCGGATCGACGACCTCTCTGACGGTACCTTCTACGCGAAAGTCGACGCCGAACAGTATGTCGAGGGCAACCGCAAGAACGCAGTCTTCGACGCCCGGCCCAGCGACGGCATCGCGATCGCGCTCCGGGAAGACTGCCCGATCGTCGTGAACGACGCGGTCATCGACGAGGCTGGCCGTCCTCCGGAAGCGTTCGAACCGGACGACGACGAGCAGATCGGTGCCGACAGCGACCCAAACCCGTTTGAGGACCCCTCGTTCGATGCCGGCGACGATTTCGACGATCCTGAGGACATGGACTTTTGA
- a CDS encoding ATP-binding protein gives MTFHDRAEEIDALETAFESPGHGFYVVYGRRRVGKTELLKEFCADRSHIYFLAAQEAQDRQREKFIEKVADYFDDRVPRIDGWDEAFAYLGEKLATEQLVIAIDEFPYLVEENDSLPSYLQSFVDEQLTDTESMLVLCGSSVSTMESAVLGHESPLYGRRTGQIDVQPFSFQQAQDIIADDIEDAIRSFAVTGGTPMYLTLFDYDHSLKENIQTHVLSPTARLYNEPEFLLRTELRNPARYMSILESIATGHTTPNEISGATGIDVGPLSKYLQTLRRLRLIDREVPVTASPKQSKRSRYQVADEFLRFWFRFVEPNRSSIEEAPDIVYEGTIEPNLPDHVATTFEDVCQEAVWEAIRRGEFGPYSAVGRWWYGEDEIDIVGLAPDADRILLAECKWTTQPVGHSLVSQLQEKAARVRWGPDTRDAEFALFSKSGFVDGLAADVGDNWSLFSLRELAAVL, from the coding sequence ATGACCTTCCACGACCGAGCGGAGGAAATCGACGCCCTCGAAACGGCGTTCGAGTCACCGGGCCACGGCTTCTACGTGGTCTACGGTCGGCGTCGCGTCGGGAAAACCGAACTCCTCAAAGAGTTCTGTGCCGACCGATCCCACATCTACTTCCTCGCGGCCCAGGAAGCACAAGACCGCCAGCGCGAGAAGTTCATCGAGAAGGTCGCTGATTACTTCGACGATCGTGTTCCCCGTATCGACGGCTGGGACGAGGCCTTTGCGTACCTCGGCGAGAAACTAGCGACTGAACAACTCGTCATCGCCATCGATGAATTCCCATATCTCGTCGAGGAAAACGACTCCCTCCCGTCTTACCTCCAGTCGTTCGTCGATGAACAACTCACGGACACTGAGTCGATGCTTGTGCTATGTGGGTCCAGTGTGAGTACAATGGAGTCAGCGGTGCTCGGTCACGAAAGCCCGCTGTATGGCCGCCGGACGGGACAAATTGACGTCCAGCCGTTTTCGTTCCAACAGGCCCAGGATATCATCGCTGACGATATCGAGGACGCAATCCGGTCGTTTGCTGTCACGGGTGGCACGCCGATGTATCTCACCCTTTTCGACTATGACCACTCTCTCAAGGAGAACATTCAGACCCATGTTCTCTCCCCGACGGCCCGTCTCTACAACGAGCCCGAGTTTCTGCTCCGCACCGAGCTTCGGAACCCCGCTCGATACATGAGTATTCTCGAATCAATTGCGACCGGTCACACGACGCCCAACGAGATCTCGGGAGCGACCGGCATCGATGTCGGCCCACTGTCGAAGTATCTCCAGACGCTTCGGCGACTGCGGCTGATCGACCGCGAGGTGCCAGTGACGGCGTCACCAAAGCAGTCCAAGCGGTCGCGATACCAGGTCGCTGACGAGTTCCTCCGGTTCTGGTTTCGATTCGTCGAGCCGAATCGCTCCAGTATCGAAGAAGCACCCGACATCGTCTACGAGGGAACGATCGAGCCGAACCTCCCTGACCACGTCGCAACGACGTTCGAGGATGTCTGTCAGGAGGCCGTCTGGGAAGCGATCCGTCGTGGCGAATTCGGGCCGTATTCAGCGGTTGGGCGGTGGTGGTACGGCGAAGACGAAATCGACATCGTCGGACTCGCCCCGGATGCCGACCGGATTCTGCTTGCAGAATGTAAATGGACGACCCAGCCTGTTGGCCACTCACTCGTTTCACAGCTCCAGGAGAAAGCAGCTCGTGTTCGATGGGGGCCGGACACACGAGATGCGGAATTCGCGTTGTTCTCGAAGAGCGGGTTCGTTGATGGGCTCGCTGCGGACGTCGGCGACAATTGGTCGCTGTTTAGTCTGCGTGAGCTGGCGGCAGTTCTGTAG
- a CDS encoding helix-turn-helix transcriptional regulator yields the protein MSRRAATVGCLLMIVGLVGPMMAVSGPLGIGSGTSEMAPTNDAGFERVSDESRLRGGASSAQIPFAIGDDRFDRTLFEITVYENQSAQWRFQYTQRLENDTEETNFKAYAAEFRENETDLYRQFVSYAGELARTGTNVTGRQMNATDFARDARTGTLDNLGIVEMSFTWTNFAEQRQTGGVLVSDIFEGGLAIRADQQLRFVAGPNLTFDSVEPSPSNTSGLSVSDSESVEWVGEYSFADQRPRVAFSPVTAETTTEREETPTESTDETTSDGSETTVDRPTSERTVTSTEQAGASPGTTTDTTATTVAGDGSAGGPGLGGMLVGLVVITLVVVIATWRGGYFDVGEGEASPGAGGGDDGDGSDANQPADGSAEATAETGGQAVTGAALLSDDDRVRQLLEDNGGRMKQTAIVEATEWSKSKVSMLLSEMEDDGEITKLRVGRENIVSLPGSEPDAARSPFDDLDEEDE from the coding sequence ATGTCTAGACGGGCAGCGACAGTTGGGTGTCTGTTGATGATCGTCGGGCTCGTGGGCCCGATGATGGCCGTGAGTGGCCCGCTCGGAATCGGGTCGGGCACGTCGGAGATGGCCCCGACGAACGACGCCGGCTTCGAGCGCGTGTCAGACGAGTCCCGCCTGCGCGGGGGAGCTTCCAGCGCCCAGATCCCGTTTGCGATCGGGGACGACCGCTTCGACCGGACGCTGTTCGAGATCACCGTCTACGAGAATCAATCGGCCCAGTGGCGCTTCCAGTATACCCAGCGCCTGGAAAACGATACCGAGGAGACGAACTTCAAAGCCTACGCGGCCGAGTTCCGGGAGAACGAGACCGACCTGTACCGGCAGTTCGTCAGCTATGCCGGCGAGCTGGCCCGAACCGGAACGAACGTCACTGGCCGGCAGATGAACGCCACCGACTTCGCTCGGGACGCCCGCACGGGAACGCTCGACAACCTGGGCATCGTCGAAATGTCATTCACGTGGACGAACTTCGCCGAGCAACGGCAGACTGGTGGCGTCCTCGTCAGCGATATCTTCGAAGGCGGGTTGGCCATCCGCGCTGACCAGCAACTGCGTTTCGTGGCCGGGCCGAACCTCACGTTCGACAGCGTCGAGCCGTCGCCGTCGAACACCTCCGGCCTCTCGGTCTCTGACAGCGAGTCCGTCGAGTGGGTCGGCGAGTATTCGTTCGCGGATCAACGTCCGCGAGTCGCCTTCAGTCCCGTCACAGCCGAGACAACGACCGAGCGCGAGGAAACGCCGACCGAGTCGACGGACGAAACGACGAGCGACGGGTCCGAGACCACGGTCGACCGACCAACGAGCGAACGGACCGTGACGTCCACCGAACAGGCAGGTGCGTCCCCTGGTACAACAACCGACACGACCGCGACGACAGTCGCGGGAGATGGGTCGGCTGGCGGTCCCGGACTCGGCGGCATGCTCGTCGGTCTCGTGGTGATCACGCTCGTGGTGGTGATCGCCACCTGGCGAGGGGGCTATTTCGACGTCGGCGAGGGCGAAGCCAGTCCCGGGGCTGGCGGTGGCGACGACGGTGATGGATCCGACGCTAACCAGCCAGCGGACGGATCGGCTGAAGCGACGGCCGAGACGGGTGGGCAGGCAGTGACCGGGGCAGCGCTACTGAGTGACGACGATCGCGTTCGACAGCTGCTCGAAGACAACGGCGGTCGAATGAAACAGACGGCGATCGTCGAGGCGACCGAATGGTCGAAGTCCAAGGTGAGTATGCTGCTCTCGGAGATGGAAGACGACGGCGAGATCACGAAACTCCGGGTCGGCCGGGAGAACATCGTGAGTCTGCCCGGATCCGAGCCGGACGCCGCACGCTCGCCGTTTGATGATCTCGACGAGGAGGACGAGTGA
- a CDS encoding FAD-binding and (Fe-S)-binding domain-containing protein yields the protein MGISDQVGPGVPDSIDPAADSRATYDYVSDDVQRPGLVSDLEERIEGDVRFDEYSRQLYATDASAYEVLPVGVVFPQSTADVASVVEYCAAREIPVLPRGGGTSLAGQTVNEAVVLDFTRYMDSVLETDPDAARARVQAGTYIGDMNAAFAEHDLKFAPDPAYGDKSAVAGAIGNNSTGSHSLKYGKTDAYVESVEVVLADGTVTEFGEVTLEELQDSADPDGDLEAQIHAEVSRILDEETETIDERFPDLKRNVSGYNLDRLVEEADDGTVNLARLLAGSEGTLAVITEAEVSLEPVPETKSIALLAYESLIDAMEDVSIILEHDPSALEVLDDTLLELAGKTEEFGPLVAEMVPEGTGAMLLVEFYADSDEAGRQKVADLIADRVPDGDSELDPSEGASEITDEPHYAFDAQEAHADDERKRFWKLRKSGNPILLGRTTDEKHISFIEDTAVPPENLPEYVADFQDLLEDVGTFAAFYAHAGPGCLHIRPLVNTKTTEGIEQFEAIAEGATDLVVEYGGSVSGEHGDGRARSQFNRKLYGDELWETFEELKTAFDPDWLLNPGNICGDHDMTENLRFSPEYDFELGFDPVLEWDNENGMQGMVELCHGCGGCRGPQETTGGVMCPTFRASEEEVTSTRGRANMLRQAMSGDLPADVTDEEFMTEVLDLCIGCKGCAKDCPSEVDMAKLKAEVTHQYHQEHGSSLRDKIFANVDRLLPLGSALAPISNWAQRLPGRGIIQEKVLGIARERKFPTFYRETFVDWFASHEPQVSAAEADRKVLLFPDTFSNYNRPQAGKEAVRVLEAAGVHVDVPSDVTDSGRAANSKGFLDKAKEHASENVETLAPRVADGWDVVSIEPSVAVMFQLDYLDLLGGRDAETVANNTYGIFEYLDTHGLVEEIEVDPSDRPLTYHGHCHQKAIKKEHFTAEVLEDVGFTVDALDSSCCGMSGSFGYEAEHYSLSQAMGDILFDQIRESSGERVIAPGASCRHQIGEHEGASDDPPHPIEVLAADLQE from the coding sequence ATGGGAATCAGTGACCAGGTCGGACCCGGCGTCCCGGACAGTATCGATCCGGCAGCCGACAGTCGGGCCACGTACGACTACGTCAGCGACGACGTGCAACGGCCAGGCCTCGTGAGTGACCTGGAGGAACGCATCGAGGGGGACGTTCGCTTCGACGAATACTCCCGACAACTGTATGCGACCGACGCCAGCGCCTACGAGGTACTTCCGGTCGGCGTCGTCTTCCCGCAGTCGACGGCCGACGTCGCGAGCGTCGTCGAGTACTGCGCCGCTCGGGAGATCCCGGTCCTGCCACGGGGTGGCGGCACGAGCCTCGCCGGCCAGACGGTCAACGAGGCCGTCGTCCTGGATTTCACCCGCTACATGGACAGCGTGCTCGAAACGGATCCTGACGCTGCCCGGGCACGCGTCCAGGCCGGGACCTACATCGGCGATATGAACGCGGCCTTCGCCGAGCACGATCTGAAGTTCGCGCCCGATCCCGCCTACGGCGACAAGAGCGCCGTCGCCGGCGCGATCGGCAACAACTCGACCGGTTCTCACTCGCTGAAGTACGGCAAGACCGACGCCTACGTCGAGTCGGTGGAGGTCGTCCTCGCCGACGGCACCGTCACGGAGTTCGGGGAAGTGACACTGGAAGAACTACAAGACAGCGCTGACCCGGACGGCGATCTCGAAGCACAGATCCACGCCGAGGTGAGCCGTATCCTCGACGAGGAGACGGAGACTATCGACGAGCGGTTCCCGGACCTGAAGCGGAACGTCTCGGGATACAACCTCGACCGACTCGTCGAGGAAGCCGACGACGGGACGGTCAACCTCGCCCGGCTTCTTGCCGGCAGCGAGGGGACCCTCGCCGTGATCACCGAAGCGGAGGTCTCCCTGGAGCCAGTGCCCGAGACCAAGTCGATCGCACTGCTGGCGTACGAGAGTCTCATCGACGCGATGGAGGACGTCTCGATCATCCTCGAACACGATCCCTCCGCCCTCGAAGTGCTCGACGATACGCTACTGGAGTTGGCAGGCAAGACCGAGGAGTTCGGCCCGCTCGTCGCGGAGATGGTCCCCGAGGGCACCGGCGCGATGTTGCTGGTGGAGTTCTACGCTGACAGCGACGAAGCGGGGAGACAGAAGGTCGCCGACCTGATCGCCGACCGGGTTCCCGACGGCGACAGTGAACTCGATCCCAGCGAGGGGGCGAGCGAGATTACCGACGAGCCACACTACGCCTTTGACGCCCAGGAGGCCCACGCTGACGACGAACGCAAACGCTTCTGGAAGCTGCGCAAGTCCGGCAATCCGATCCTGCTGGGCCGGACGACCGACGAGAAGCACATCAGCTTCATCGAGGACACCGCCGTCCCGCCGGAGAACCTCCCCGAGTACGTCGCGGACTTCCAGGACCTGCTGGAGGACGTCGGCACGTTTGCAGCCTTCTACGCCCATGCGGGCCCGGGCTGTCTCCACATCCGCCCGCTCGTGAACACGAAGACGACCGAGGGGATCGAGCAGTTCGAGGCCATCGCCGAGGGGGCGACCGACCTCGTCGTCGAGTACGGCGGCAGCGTCTCCGGCGAGCACGGCGACGGCCGCGCCCGCTCGCAGTTCAACCGCAAGCTGTACGGCGACGAACTCTGGGAGACCTTCGAGGAACTCAAGACCGCCTTCGACCCCGACTGGCTGCTCAATCCGGGCAACATCTGTGGCGATCACGACATGACCGAAAACCTCCGGTTCAGCCCGGAGTACGACTTCGAACTCGGATTCGATCCCGTCCTCGAATGGGACAACGAGAACGGGATGCAAGGGATGGTCGAGCTCTGTCACGGGTGTGGTGGCTGTCGGGGCCCCCAGGAAACCACCGGTGGCGTGATGTGTCCGACCTTCCGCGCCAGCGAGGAGGAAGTCACGTCGACACGAGGCCGGGCGAACATGCTCCGGCAGGCGATGAGCGGCGACCTGCCCGCGGACGTCACCGACGAGGAGTTCATGACGGAGGTACTTGACCTCTGTATCGGGTGTAAGGGCTGTGCGAAGGACTGCCCGAGCGAGGTCGACATGGCCAAACTCAAAGCGGAAGTCACCCACCAGTATCACCAGGAACACGGGTCGAGCCTCCGGGACAAAATCTTCGCCAACGTCGACCGACTCCTCCCGCTCGGAAGCGCGCTTGCCCCCATCTCGAACTGGGCACAGCGCCTCCCCGGCCGTGGCATCATCCAGGAGAAGGTCCTCGGGATCGCCCGCGAGCGAAAGTTCCCGACCTTCTACCGGGAGACCTTCGTCGACTGGTTCGCGAGTCACGAACCGCAGGTCTCGGCGGCGGAAGCTGATCGCAAGGTGTTGCTGTTCCCCGATACGTTCTCGAATTACAACCGCCCACAGGCGGGCAAGGAGGCCGTCCGCGTTCTCGAAGCGGCCGGCGTCCACGTCGACGTTCCCAGCGACGTCACCGACAGTGGCCGTGCAGCCAACTCGAAGGGATTTCTCGACAAGGCCAAAGAACACGCCAGCGAGAACGTCGAAACGCTGGCCCCGCGAGTAGCAGATGGGTGGGACGTCGTCAGTATCGAGCCGTCGGTCGCGGTGATGTTCCAGCTCGACTACCTCGATCTGCTGGGCGGGAGGGACGCCGAGACCGTCGCGAACAACACCTACGGGATCTTCGAATACCTCGACACCCACGGCCTCGTCGAGGAGATCGAGGTGGACCCGAGCGACCGACCGCTGACCTACCACGGACACTGCCACCAGAAGGCAATCAAGAAAGAGCACTTCACCGCGGAGGTCCTCGAAGACGTCGGGTTCACGGTCGATGCGCTCGACAGTAGCTGCTGTGGCATGTCCGGATCCTTCGGCTACGAGGCCGAGCACTACTCGCTGAGTCAGGCGATGGGCGACATCCTCTTCGACCAGATCCGGGAGAGTTCGGGCGAGCGAGTCATCGCCCCCGGTGCGTCGTGTCGCCATCAGATCGGCGAACACGAGGGGGCGAGCGACGATCCGCCCCACCCGATCGAAGTGCTCGCAGCGGACCTCCAGGAGTAA
- a CDS encoding MATE family efflux transporter, with the protein MDESGPKTNVTEGGLLRPMLDIAWPLVVFQLLNVAYNVTDTIWLGHYSADAVGALSIAWPLIFLFISIAGGFNSAGAILVAQYTGADSEGSAGLVTGNQLVFVVGMATVLGVAGFFLSDQLLALLPSSADTTERIIPMANDYMEVFYLGLPLLFSFFVFSSVMRGYGDTKTPMYVMAGSVGLNVVIDPILIFGFADNPLFAPPGLDVIGATLAELTAFGGFGIQGAAIATISSRGLAAVAGILLLFFAGYGPDVRLEHLRPDFGVIRKMVDLGLPTTAEQSAAALGMITMTAMVSMFSPAVVAAYGLTNRIGTIVFLPSMGLGRATNTMVGQNLGAEKPDRAERATWVASKVIVGVLFVAGAIAFIFPEPIVGVFLGTGTEEAAITLAFAATYLQVRAFEFVFMGVFQVMLGAFRGAGNTRTAMVLSVIALWLGRVPLVYLLAVDPGILGEFGIWIGFAAGDILGGIVAVLWFTRGTWKEAVIEETGPDSEPAAEPPEAVNTD; encoded by the coding sequence GTGGACGAATCCGGACCGAAAACGAACGTCACGGAGGGTGGGCTCCTCCGTCCAATGCTCGACATCGCGTGGCCGCTGGTCGTCTTCCAGTTGCTGAACGTCGCCTATAACGTGACCGACACCATCTGGCTCGGCCATTACTCGGCCGACGCGGTCGGTGCGCTGAGCATCGCGTGGCCGCTGATCTTCCTGTTCATCTCGATCGCGGGCGGGTTCAACTCCGCGGGGGCGATCCTGGTCGCCCAGTACACCGGCGCGGATAGCGAGGGGTCGGCCGGACTCGTGACGGGCAACCAGCTGGTGTTCGTCGTCGGGATGGCGACTGTCCTGGGCGTCGCCGGCTTTTTCCTCTCCGATCAGCTGCTCGCACTGTTGCCCTCGAGTGCGGACACGACCGAGCGGATCATCCCGATGGCCAACGACTACATGGAGGTGTTCTACCTCGGGCTCCCGCTTTTGTTCTCGTTTTTCGTCTTCTCGTCGGTCATGCGCGGGTACGGCGACACCAAGACGCCGATGTACGTCATGGCCGGCAGCGTCGGACTGAACGTCGTGATCGACCCGATCCTCATCTTCGGGTTTGCCGACAACCCGCTGTTCGCGCCGCCGGGACTCGACGTGATCGGCGCGACGCTCGCGGAGCTGACGGCCTTCGGCGGGTTCGGGATCCAGGGAGCCGCCATCGCCACCATCTCCTCGCGTGGGCTGGCGGCGGTCGCCGGCATCCTCCTCCTCTTTTTCGCCGGCTACGGTCCGGACGTCCGGCTGGAACACTTGCGGCCGGACTTCGGCGTGATTCGGAAAATGGTCGACCTCGGGTTGCCGACGACCGCCGAACAGTCGGCCGCGGCGCTGGGCATGATCACCATGACCGCGATGGTGTCGATGTTCTCGCCGGCGGTCGTGGCGGCCTACGGCCTCACCAACCGGATCGGGACGATCGTCTTCCTGCCGTCGATGGGACTGGGGCGGGCAACCAACACAATGGTCGGCCAGAATCTGGGAGCCGAAAAGCCCGACCGCGCCGAGCGGGCAACCTGGGTCGCCTCGAAGGTCATCGTCGGCGTCCTCTTTGTCGCCGGCGCAATCGCGTTCATCTTCCCCGAACCGATCGTCGGCGTGTTCCTCGGGACGGGCACCGAGGAGGCGGCGATCACGCTTGCCTTCGCCGCGACGTACCTCCAGGTCAGGGCCTTCGAGTTCGTCTTCATGGGCGTCTTCCAGGTCATGCTCGGCGCGTTCCGGGGAGCAGGAAACACCCGGACGGCGATGGTCCTCTCCGTCATCGCGCTATGGCTCGGCCGCGTCCCACTGGTATATCTCCTCGCGGTCGACCCCGGCATCCTTGGCGAGTTCGGCATCTGGATCGGGTTCGCCGCCGGCGACATCCTCGGCGGGATCGTCGCCGTCCTGTGGTTCACCCGCGGAACCTGGAAGGAAGCCGTCATCGAGGAGACCGGTCCGGACAGCGAGCCAGCGGCCGAGCCGCCCGAGGCGGTCAATACGGACTGA